The Nycticebus coucang isolate mNycCou1 chromosome 8, mNycCou1.pri, whole genome shotgun sequence genome has a window encoding:
- the LOC128591960 gene encoding T-complex protein 1 subunit eta-like isoform X1 — protein sequence MMPTPVILLKEGTDSSQGISQLVSNISACQVIAEAVRTTLGPRGMDKLIVDGRGKATISNDGATILKLLDVVHPAAKTLVDIAKSQDAEVGDGTTSVTLLAAEFLKQVKPYVEEGLHPQIIIRAFRTATQLAVKKIKEIAVTVKKTDKVEQRKLLEKCAMTALSSKLISQQKAFFAKMVVDAVMMLDDLLQLKMIGIKKVQGGALEDSQLVAGVAFKKTFSYAGFEMQPKKYDNPMIALLNVELVLKAEKDNAEIRVHTVEDYQAIVDAEWNILYDKLERIHRSGAKVVLSKLPIGDVATQYFADRDMFCAGRVPEEDLKRTMMACGGSIQTSVNALSADVLGHCQVFEETQIGGERYNFFTGCPKAKTCTFILRGGAKQFMEETERSLHDAIMIVRRAIKNDSVVAGGGAIEMELSKYLRDYSRTIPGKQQLLIGAYAKALEIIPRQLCDNAGFDVTNILNKLRARHAQGGTWYGVDINNEDIADNFEAFVWEPAVVRINALTAASEAACLIVSIDETIKNPRSTVDTPPAAGRGRGRGRSL from the coding sequence ATGATGCCCACACCAGTCATTCTGTTAAAAGAGGGGACTGATAGTTCTCAAGGTATTTCCCAGCTTGTGAGTAACATCAGTGCCTGCCAGGTGATTGCTGAGGCTGTAAGAACCACCCTAGGTCCCCGTGGCATGGACAAGCTTATTGTGGATGGCCGAGGCAAAGCAACAATTTCTAATGATGGGGCCACAATTCTGAAACTCCTTGATGTTGTCCATCCTGCAGCAAAGACTTTAGTGGACATTGCCAAATCTCAAGATGCTGAGGTTGGTGATGGCACCACCTCAGTGACCTTGCTGGCTGCAGAGTTTCTGAAGCAGGTGAAACCATATGTGGAGGAAGGTTTGCACCCCCAGATCATCATTCGAGCTTTTCGCACAGCCACTCAGTTGGCAGTTAAGAAGATCAAAGAGATTGCTGTGACggtgaagaagacagataaagTGGAACAGAGGAAGCTGCTGGAGAAGTGCGCCATGACTGCTCTGAGTTCCAAGCTGATCTCCCAGCAGAAAGCCTTCTTTGCTAAGATGGTGGTTGATGCGGTGATGATGCTTGATGATTTGTTGCAGCTTAAAATGATTGGAATCAAGAAGGTACAGGGTGGAGCCCTAGAGGATTCTCAGCTGGTAGCTGGTGTTGCATTCAAGAAGACTTTCTCTTATGCTGGATTTGAAATGCAACCCAAAAAGTACGATAATCCCATGATTGCCCTTTTAAATGTTGAGCTCGTGTTGAAAGCTGAAAAGGATAATGCCGAGATCAGAGTCCATACAGTTGAGGATTATCAGGCTATTGTTGATGCTGAGTGGAACATTCTTTATGACAAGTTAGAGAGGATCCATCGTTCCGGGGCCAAAGTTGTCTTGTCCAAACTCCCCATTGGAGATGTGGCTACCCAATACTTTGCTGACAGGGACATGTTCTGTGCTGGCCGAGTACCTGAGGAGGATCTGAAAAGGACAATGATGGCCTGCGGAGGCTCAATCCAGACCAGTGTGAATGCTCTGTCAGCAGATGTGCTGGGTCACTGCCAGGTGTTTGAAGAAACTCAGATTGGAGGTGAAAGGTACAATTTTTTCACTGGCTGCCCCAAGGCCAAGACATGCACCTTCATCCTCCGCGGTGGTGCCAAGCAGTTTATGGAGGAAACAGAGCGGTCCCTGCATGATGCCATCATGATTGTCAGGAGGGCCATCAAGAATGATTCCGTGGTGGCTGGTGGCGGGGCCATTGAGATGGAGCTCTCCAAGTACCTGCGGGATTATTCAAGGACTATTCCAGGAAAGCAGCAGCTTTTGATTGGGGCATATGCCAAGGCCTTGGAGATTATCCCACGCCAGCTGTGTGATAATGCTGGTTTTGATGTTACAAACATCCTCAACAAGCTGCGGGCTCGGCATGCTCAGGGAGGCACATGGTATGGGGTGGACATCAACAATGAGGACATTGCTGACAACTTTGAGGCCTTCGTGTGGGAGCCTGCTGTGGTACGGATCAATGCCCTGACAGCAGCCTCGGAGGCGGCATGCCTTATTGTCTCCATAGATGAAACCATCAAGAACCCCCGCTCGACTGTGGACACTCCCCCAGCAGCTGGCCGGGGCCGAGGTCGTGGCCGCTCCCTTTGA
- the LOC128591960 gene encoding T-complex protein 1 subunit eta-like isoform X2: protein MWRKVCTPRSSFELFAQPLSWEQRKLLEKCAMTALSSKLISQQKAFFAKMVVDAVMMLDDLLQLKMIGIKKVQGGALEDSQLVAGVAFKKTFSYAGFEMQPKKYDNPMIALLNVELVLKAEKDNAEIRVHTVEDYQAIVDAEWNILYDKLERIHRSGAKVVLSKLPIGDVATQYFADRDMFCAGRVPEEDLKRTMMACGGSIQTSVNALSADVLGHCQVFEETQIGGERYNFFTGCPKAKTCTFILRGGAKQFMEETERSLHDAIMIVRRAIKNDSVVAGGGAIEMELSKYLRDYSRTIPGKQQLLIGAYAKALEIIPRQLCDNAGFDVTNILNKLRARHAQGGTWYGVDINNEDIADNFEAFVWEPAVVRINALTAASEAACLIVSIDETIKNPRSTVDTPPAAGRGRGRGRSL, encoded by the exons ATGTGGAGGAAGGTTTGCACCCCCAGATCATCATTCGAGCTTTTCGCACAGCCACTCAGTTG GGAACAGAGGAAGCTGCTGGAGAAGTGCGCCATGACTGCTCTGAGTTCCAAGCTGATCTCCCAGCAGAAAGCCTTCTTTGCTAAGATGGTGGTTGATGCGGTGATGATGCTTGATGATTTGTTGCAGCTTAAAATGATTGGAATCAAGAAGGTACAGGGTGGAGCCCTAGAGGATTCTCAGCTGGTAGCTGGTGTTGCATTCAAGAAGACTTTCTCTTATGCTGGATTTGAAATGCAACCCAAAAAGTACGATAATCCCATGATTGCCCTTTTAAATGTTGAGCTCGTGTTGAAAGCTGAAAAGGATAATGCCGAGATCAGAGTCCATACAGTTGAGGATTATCAGGCTATTGTTGATGCTGAGTGGAACATTCTTTATGACAAGTTAGAGAGGATCCATCGTTCCGGGGCCAAAGTTGTCTTGTCCAAACTCCCCATTGGAGATGTGGCTACCCAATACTTTGCTGACAGGGACATGTTCTGTGCTGGCCGAGTACCTGAGGAGGATCTGAAAAGGACAATGATGGCCTGCGGAGGCTCAATCCAGACCAGTGTGAATGCTCTGTCAGCAGATGTGCTGGGTCACTGCCAGGTGTTTGAAGAAACTCAGATTGGAGGTGAAAGGTACAATTTTTTCACTGGCTGCCCCAAGGCCAAGACATGCACCTTCATCCTCCGCGGTGGTGCCAAGCAGTTTATGGAGGAAACAGAGCGGTCCCTGCATGATGCCATCATGATTGTCAGGAGGGCCATCAAGAATGATTCCGTGGTGGCTGGTGGCGGGGCCATTGAGATGGAGCTCTCCAAGTACCTGCGGGATTATTCAAGGACTATTCCAGGAAAGCAGCAGCTTTTGATTGGGGCATATGCCAAGGCCTTGGAGATTATCCCACGCCAGCTGTGTGATAATGCTGGTTTTGATGTTACAAACATCCTCAACAAGCTGCGGGCTCGGCATGCTCAGGGAGGCACATGGTATGGGGTGGACATCAACAATGAGGACATTGCTGACAACTTTGAGGCCTTCGTGTGGGAGCCTGCTGTGGTACGGATCAATGCCCTGACAGCAGCCTCGGAGGCGGCATGCCTTATTGTCTCCATAGATGAAACCATCAAGAACCCCCGCTCGACTGTGGACACTCCCCCAGCAGCTGGCCGGGGCCGAGGTCGTGGCCGCTCCCTTTGA